A genomic stretch from Pseudomonas alkylphenolica includes:
- a CDS encoding LytR/AlgR family response regulator transcription factor encodes MNVLIVDDEPQARERLSRLLGELGGYTVLEPSATNGEEALALIDSLKPEVVLLDIRMPGLDGLQVAARLCEREAPPAVVFCAADGEFTVESFKESTLGYVLKPVTADALREALRKAERPSRVQLAALTRPAAESGSGPRSHISARTRKGIELIPLDQVIYFIADHKYVTLRHESGEVLLDEPLKALEDEFGDRFVRIHRNALVARNRIERLQRTPLGHFQLFLKGLNGDALIVSRRHVAGVRKMMQHL; translated from the coding sequence ATGAATGTCCTGATCGTTGATGACGAACCCCAAGCCCGGGAACGCCTGAGCCGACTGCTTGGCGAACTGGGGGGCTATACAGTGCTGGAGCCCAGCGCCACCAATGGCGAAGAGGCTCTGGCCCTTATTGACAGCCTCAAACCCGAGGTGGTCCTGCTCGACATCCGCATGCCGGGTCTGGATGGTCTCCAGGTCGCTGCCCGCTTGTGTGAGCGCGAAGCTCCGCCTGCCGTGGTGTTCTGTGCGGCGGATGGCGAATTCACCGTAGAATCCTTCAAGGAGAGCACGCTTGGTTATGTGCTCAAGCCGGTGACCGCCGATGCCTTGCGTGAGGCGTTGCGCAAGGCCGAGCGCCCCAGCCGGGTGCAGCTGGCGGCGCTGACGCGTCCGGCAGCCGAGAGCGGCAGTGGCCCGCGCAGCCATATCAGCGCGCGGACCCGCAAAGGCATCGAGCTGATTCCCCTGGACCAGGTGATTTATTTTATCGCCGACCACAAGTACGTGACCTTGCGCCATGAATCCGGCGAAGTGCTCCTGGATGAGCCACTCAAGGCACTGGAAGACGAGTTTGGTGATCGTTTTGTACGTATTCACCGCAATGCCCTGGTGGCCCGCAACCGCATCGAGCGTTTGCAGCGCACGCCGCTGGGGCATTTTCAGCTGTTTCTCAAAGGCCTCAATGGCGATGCGCTGATTGTCAGCCGCCGGCATGTGGCGGGCGTGCGCAAGATGATGCAGCACCTCTAG
- the argH gene encoding argininosuccinate lyase, whose amino-acid sequence MSTDKTNQSWGGRFSEPVDAFVARFTASVNFDQRLYRHDIMGSIAHATMLAKVGVLTDAERDTIIDGLKTIQAEIEAGNFDWRVDLEDVHMNIEARLTDRIGITGKKLHTGRSRNDQVATDIRLWLRDEIDLILAEITRLQQGLLEQAEREAETIMPGFTHLQTAQPVTFGHHLLAWFEMLSRDYERLVDCRKRTNRMPLGSAALAGTTYPIDRELTCQLLGFEAVGGNSLDGVSDRDFAIEFCAAASVAMMHLSRFSEELVLWTSAQFQFIDLPDRFCTGSSIMPQKKNPDVPELVRGKTGRVFGALTGLLTLMKGQPLAYNKDNQEDKEPLFDAADTLRDSLRAFADMIPAIKPRHAIMREAALRGFSTATDLADYLVRRGLPFRDCHEIVGHAVKYGVDTGKDLAEMSLEELRQFSDQIEQDVFAVLTLEGSVNARDHIGGTAPAQVRAAAARGKALLASR is encoded by the coding sequence ATGAGCACCGACAAGACCAATCAGTCCTGGGGCGGCCGCTTCAGTGAGCCCGTCGACGCCTTCGTCGCCCGTTTCACCGCCTCCGTCAATTTTGACCAGCGCCTGTACCGCCACGACATCATGGGTTCGATCGCCCACGCCACCATGCTGGCGAAGGTCGGCGTGCTCACAGACGCCGAGCGCGACACCATCATCGATGGCCTGAAAACCATCCAGGCTGAAATCGAGGCCGGCAACTTCGACTGGCGCGTCGACCTTGAAGACGTGCACATGAACATCGAAGCACGCCTGACCGACCGCATCGGCATCACCGGTAAAAAGCTGCACACCGGCCGCAGCCGCAACGACCAGGTCGCCACCGACATCCGCCTGTGGCTGCGTGACGAAATCGACCTGATCCTGGCCGAGATCACCCGCCTGCAGCAGGGCCTGCTGGAGCAGGCCGAGCGCGAAGCCGAAACCATCATGCCCGGCTTCACCCACCTGCAGACCGCCCAGCCAGTGACCTTCGGCCACCACCTGCTGGCCTGGTTCGAGATGCTCAGCCGCGACTACGAGCGTCTGGTCGACTGCCGCAAGCGCACCAACCGCATGCCCCTGGGCAGCGCCGCGCTGGCGGGCACCACCTACCCGATCGATCGCGAACTGACCTGCCAGTTGCTGGGCTTCGAAGCCGTAGGCGGCAACTCGCTGGACGGCGTCTCCGACCGCGACTTCGCGATTGAATTCTGCGCCGCGGCCAGCGTGGCGATGATGCACCTGTCGCGCTTCTCCGAAGAGCTGGTGCTGTGGACCAGCGCGCAGTTCCAGTTCATCGACCTGCCTGACCGCTTCTGCACCGGCAGCTCGATCATGCCGCAGAAAAAGAACCCGGACGTTCCCGAGCTGGTTCGCGGCAAGACCGGCCGTGTGTTCGGCGCCCTGACCGGCCTGCTGACCCTGATGAAAGGCCAACCGCTGGCCTACAACAAGGACAACCAGGAAGACAAAGAGCCGCTGTTCGACGCCGCCGACACCCTGCGCGATTCGCTACGTGCCTTTGCCGACATGATCCCGGCGATCAAGCCGCGCCACGCGATCATGCGCGAAGCCGCCCTGCGTGGTTTCTCCACCGCGACCGACCTGGCTGACTACCTGGTACGTCGTGGCCTGCCGTTCCGTGATTGCCACGAAATCGTCGGCCACGCAGTCAAGTACGGTGTCGATACCGGCAAGGACCTGGCCGAGATGAGTCTGGAGGAGCTGCGCCAGTTCAGCGACCAGATCGAACAGGATGTATTCGCCGTGCTGACCCTCGAAGGTTCGGTCAACGCCCGTGACCACATCGGCGGTACCGCCCCGGCTCAAGTACGCGCCGCCGCAGCCCGCGGCAAGGCGTTGCTGGCCAGCCGCTAA
- a CDS encoding glutathione S-transferase family protein has product MLKLYGFAVSNYYNMVKLALLEKGVPFEEVPFFGGQSPEALQKSPRGKVPTLETEHGFLSETNLILDYIERTQAGKALLPEGVFAQAKVHELAKEIELYIELPARACYPEAFFGAQVDPAIKDKAKAELLAGIATLKRNGKFSPYVAGDSLTIADVMFCFSVDLAYAVGKKIFGIDVLEDFPQARELLERFKNNPNVQKIAADKEAQMPAFLEMVRGGKR; this is encoded by the coding sequence ATGCTTAAGCTTTATGGATTTGCCGTCAGCAACTACTACAACATGGTCAAGCTGGCGCTGCTGGAAAAGGGTGTACCGTTTGAAGAAGTGCCGTTTTTCGGCGGCCAGAGCCCCGAAGCACTGCAGAAAAGCCCGCGCGGCAAGGTGCCGACGCTGGAGACCGAGCACGGTTTTCTCAGTGAAACCAACCTGATCCTCGATTACATCGAGCGGACCCAGGCGGGTAAGGCGCTGTTGCCTGAAGGGGTTTTCGCTCAGGCCAAGGTGCACGAACTGGCCAAGGAGATCGAGCTGTACATCGAGTTGCCTGCCCGCGCCTGCTACCCCGAAGCCTTCTTCGGCGCCCAGGTCGACCCGGCCATCAAGGACAAGGCCAAAGCCGAGCTGCTGGCAGGTATTGCCACCCTCAAGCGCAACGGCAAATTCAGCCCGTATGTCGCTGGCGACAGCCTGACCATCGCCGACGTGATGTTCTGCTTCAGCGTCGATCTGGCTTATGCGGTGGGCAAAAAGATCTTCGGTATCGATGTGCTGGAAGACTTCCCGCAAGCACGCGAGCTGCTTGAACGTTTCAAGAACAATCCGAATGTGCAGAAAATCGCGGCTGACAAGGAGGCGCAGATGCCTGCGTTCCTTGAAATGGTGCGCGGCGGCAAGCGCTGA
- a CDS encoding TIGR02647 family protein — MSFTPELIAELEVLALFNLDSSQEGIKVHNTASKELIAAAQRLYDKQLTDQPDGGYLTSLGHDAAEHAQQLLTILNVAQPA, encoded by the coding sequence ATGTCGTTTACCCCCGAACTGATCGCCGAGCTGGAAGTCCTTGCCCTGTTCAACCTGGATAGCAGCCAGGAAGGCATCAAGGTCCATAACACTGCCTCCAAAGAACTCATCGCTGCAGCTCAACGCCTGTACGACAAGCAACTGACCGACCAGCCTGATGGCGGTTATCTGACCAGTCTGGGGCATGACGCTGCCGAGCACGCGCAGCAGCTGCTGACCATCCTGAACGTCGCCCAGCCTGCCTGA
- a CDS encoding class I adenylate cyclase, whose translation MNHPHEIRPDLDQGIDRKVLSQLRQRFLTLNRGRLERAMDGLSSRQQQVMTLLPLFFHVNHPLLPGYVSGATPAGVANFEPDAQLLAEAQRLTRSFAYKARRGNPPQPIHGLFLMGSLGTLAQAEQSDMDVWVCHAADLNDSEREELRKKCQLLESWAASQGAEAHLFLIEPESFAKGERDGKLSSDDCGTTQHYLLLDEFYRTAIWLAGRTPLWWLVPVYEEPRYHRYIETLLSKRFVRAEEHLDLGHLAHIPPGEFVGAGLWQLFKGIESPYKSVLKLLLTEVYASEHPQVQCLSLQFKQAVFANRLDLDELDPYMMVYRRIEQYLLGRGERQRLELVRRSLYLKVNKKLSGLARQRSASWQRDLLQRLSQEWGWDERQLSLLDSRSQWKVRQVEVERRELVAELNYSYRFLCQFARGQNASSRIDQRDLSVLGRRLYAAFERRAGKVEFINPGIAPDLAEDTLTLVQSPNRKEPGQLHWGLYNGNLGVHEWEHFAPIKRCRELLELLTWAHRNGVIDSSTRLALHPGSSDLSEYELFNLLGSLQQSVALPLPAVSEQRLLQPSEADEILLLVNVGVDPLRHHRDLNILMTTERTDSLSYAGVRENLVLTLDQVTLNSWNEVQVHRYDGEHALLRCLRDYLGNLGTTHLPRLRVRCFCHNRAQAIAQRVEEVFTSAQTLLAQNLNHRYLLQVQQHTHVLELQAGAVNLVTLDDQHAVLRYLSEERSDYSPLHLDANALQELDLAQILPLGQPQCIQLFYRVQDAWADVYVLDEHNALWQQRLPFHDENSLLLPLQRFLQSIVFRREARLPLDSLQAQGSLDILYYQLLPSGTGKVRQVETRQVTITAIDTPYYEVQAILQAGASDDVQVTLYCNQREFSELEHGDQLYAVVAREIIGQRRETERYRCYITDLDLSGLLADGLGSSILYLRYKGELERALNEALAQA comes from the coding sequence ATGAACCACCCCCACGAAATCCGCCCCGACCTTGATCAGGGCATTGACCGCAAGGTGCTCAGCCAGCTGCGCCAACGCTTCCTGACGCTCAATCGGGGGCGCCTGGAGCGTGCCATGGACGGACTGTCGAGCCGTCAACAGCAGGTCATGACCCTGCTGCCGCTGTTCTTCCACGTCAATCATCCGCTGTTGCCCGGCTATGTGTCCGGCGCTACACCGGCGGGGGTCGCCAATTTCGAACCCGATGCCCAGCTGTTGGCCGAAGCCCAGCGCCTGACCCGTTCGTTCGCCTACAAGGCGCGCCGCGGCAACCCGCCCCAGCCGATCCACGGCCTGTTCCTGATGGGCAGCCTGGGCACCCTGGCCCAGGCCGAGCAGAGCGACATGGACGTCTGGGTCTGCCACGCCGCCGACCTCAATGACAGCGAACGGGAGGAGCTGCGCAAAAAGTGCCAGCTCCTGGAGAGCTGGGCCGCCAGTCAGGGTGCCGAAGCCCACCTGTTCCTGATCGAGCCGGAGAGCTTCGCCAAAGGCGAACGCGACGGCAAACTGAGCTCCGATGACTGCGGTACCACCCAACACTACCTGCTGCTCGACGAGTTTTACCGCACCGCCATCTGGCTCGCCGGACGTACTCCTTTGTGGTGGCTGGTGCCGGTCTACGAAGAACCGCGCTACCACCGCTACATCGAAACCCTGCTGTCCAAGCGCTTCGTGCGCGCCGAGGAGCACCTCGACCTCGGCCATCTGGCGCATATCCCGCCCGGCGAGTTCGTCGGCGCCGGGCTCTGGCAACTGTTCAAGGGCATCGAGTCGCCATACAAGTCGGTGCTCAAGCTGCTGCTGACCGAGGTCTATGCCAGCGAACACCCGCAGGTGCAGTGCCTGAGCCTGCAGTTCAAACAGGCAGTGTTCGCCAATCGCCTCGACCTCGACGAGCTCGACCCGTACATGATGGTTTACCGGCGCATCGAGCAGTATCTGCTAGGGCGCGGCGAACGCCAGCGCCTGGAGCTGGTGCGCCGCAGCCTGTACCTGAAAGTGAACAAGAAACTCAGTGGCCTGGCCCGCCAACGCAGCGCCAGCTGGCAACGCGACCTGCTGCAACGGCTGAGCCAGGAATGGGGCTGGGACGAACGCCAGCTGTCCCTGCTCGACAGCCGCAGCCAGTGGAAGGTGCGCCAGGTCGAGGTCGAGCGCCGCGAGCTGGTGGCCGAGCTCAACTACAGCTACCGCTTCCTGTGCCAGTTCGCCCGTGGCCAGAACGCCAGCAGCCGCATCGACCAACGCGACCTCAGCGTCCTTGGCCGACGCCTGTATGCAGCCTTCGAACGCCGCGCCGGCAAAGTCGAATTCATCAACCCGGGAATCGCCCCGGACCTCGCCGAAGACACCCTGACCCTGGTCCAGTCGCCCAACCGCAAAGAGCCCGGGCAACTCCACTGGGGCCTGTACAACGGCAATCTTGGCGTGCACGAGTGGGAGCATTTCGCCCCGATCAAACGCTGCCGCGAATTGCTTGAGCTGCTGACCTGGGCCCACCGCAACGGCGTGATCGACAGCAGCACGCGCCTGGCCTTGCACCCGGGTAGCAGCGACCTGAGCGAGTACGAGCTGTTCAACCTGCTCGGCAGCCTGCAACAGAGCGTCGCCCTGCCCTTGCCGGCGGTCAGCGAACAACGCCTGCTGCAGCCAAGCGAGGCTGACGAAATTCTCTTGCTGGTCAACGTCGGCGTCGATCCGCTGCGTCACCATCGCGACCTGAACATCCTGATGACCACCGAGCGCACCGACTCGCTGAGCTATGCCGGGGTGCGCGAGAACCTGGTGCTGACCCTGGACCAGGTCACCCTCAACAGCTGGAACGAGGTCCAGGTACACCGCTACGACGGCGAACATGCCTTGCTACGCTGCCTGCGAGATTACCTCGGCAATCTCGGCACCACCCACCTGCCCAGATTGCGCGTACGTTGCTTCTGCCATAACCGCGCCCAGGCTATAGCCCAGCGGGTAGAGGAAGTATTCACCAGCGCTCAGACGCTGCTGGCGCAGAACCTCAACCATCGCTATCTGCTGCAAGTCCAGCAGCACACTCATGTACTGGAGTTGCAGGCCGGGGCGGTGAACCTGGTCACGCTTGACGATCAGCACGCCGTGCTGCGTTACCTCAGCGAAGAGCGCAGCGACTACAGCCCGCTGCACCTGGACGCCAACGCCCTGCAGGAGCTGGACCTGGCCCAGATCCTGCCCTTGGGCCAGCCGCAGTGCATCCAGCTGTTCTACCGGGTGCAAGATGCCTGGGCGGATGTCTATGTACTGGATGAGCACAACGCGCTATGGCAACAACGCCTGCCGTTTCATGATGAAAACAGCCTGTTGCTGCCGCTGCAGCGCTTCCTGCAGTCGATCGTGTTTCGCCGCGAAGCCCGCCTGCCGCTGGACAGCCTGCAGGCCCAGGGCTCGCTGGATATTCTTTATTACCAGTTGTTGCCATCAGGCACTGGCAAGGTCCGTCAGGTGGAAACGCGGCAGGTTACGATCACCGCCATCGACACGCCCTATTACGAAGTGCAGGCGATTCTGCAGGCAGGCGCCAGCGATGACGTGCAGGTCACCTTGTACTGCAATCAGCGGGAGTTTTCCGAGCTTGAACATGGCGACCAGCTGTATGCCGTGGTCGCCCGCGAAATCATCGGGCAGCGCCGCGAGACCGAGCGCTACCGTTGCTACATCACCGACCTGGACCTATCCGGCTTGCTCGCCGACGGTCTGGGTTCGAGCATTCTCTACCTGCGCTACAAAGGCGAGCTGGAGCGGGCGCTCAACGAAGCCCTGGCGCAGGCATAA
- the rnk gene encoding nucleoside diphosphate kinase regulator has protein sequence MSTKPSIIVTRLDVQRLERLIDSLDEKMQDSPGVLALQDELDRAEQVGHEEVPAGVVTMNSRVHCREEASGKDYHLTLVYPKDANADEGKISILAPVGSALLGLSVGAKIDWSLPGGKTLKLELLAVEYQPEAAGDFDL, from the coding sequence ATGAGCACCAAGCCTTCCATTATCGTCACCCGATTGGACGTTCAGCGTCTCGAGCGTCTGATCGACAGCCTCGATGAGAAGATGCAGGACTCTCCGGGTGTGCTCGCCTTGCAGGACGAGCTGGACCGCGCCGAGCAGGTCGGTCACGAGGAAGTTCCGGCCGGTGTCGTGACCATGAACTCCCGGGTTCATTGCCGCGAAGAAGCCAGCGGCAAGGACTACCACCTGACTCTGGTCTATCCGAAGGATGCCAATGCCGACGAGGGCAAGATCTCTATCCTCGCGCCGGTTGGCAGCGCGCTGCTGGGCCTTTCGGTGGGCGCCAAAATTGATTGGTCACTCCCGGGCGGCAAGACTCTGAAGCTTGAGCTGCTGGCGGTCGAGTATCAGCCAGAAGCCGCGGGCGACTTCGACCTCTGA
- a CDS encoding DUF1289 domain-containing protein, giving the protein MSNAPKPAKPLYSNVSPAVPSPCISTCRLDEHKVCIGCFRHVEDIRQWRSADDQRRRQICEEAWARRQLTGSA; this is encoded by the coding sequence ATGAGCAACGCGCCAAAGCCGGCCAAGCCGCTCTACAGCAATGTCAGCCCGGCGGTGCCGTCGCCTTGCATCAGCACCTGCCGGCTGGATGAGCACAAGGTCTGCATTGGCTGCTTTCGCCATGTCGAAGATATTCGTCAGTGGCGATCCGCCGATGACCAGCGTCGCCGGCAGATCTGCGAGGAAGCCTGGGCGCGTCGGCAACTGACAGGATCGGCCTAA
- the cyaY gene encoding iron donor protein CyaY produces MSLTEARFHDLVDATQQALEDLFDEADLDLDMENSAGILTIKFEDGAQLIFSRQEPLRQLWLADKSGGFHFDYDEQSGKWTCEKTEELLGEMLERIVWERVGEKLDFEEI; encoded by the coding sequence ATGAGTTTGACCGAAGCGCGTTTTCACGACCTGGTCGACGCGACCCAACAGGCCCTGGAAGACCTGTTCGACGAAGCTGATCTGGATCTGGACATGGAGAACTCGGCAGGGATCCTGACCATCAAGTTCGAAGACGGCGCCCAGCTGATCTTCAGCCGCCAGGAGCCGCTGCGTCAGCTGTGGCTGGCCGACAAGTCCGGTGGTTTCCACTTCGACTATGACGAGCAGAGCGGCAAGTGGACCTGCGAAAAAACCGAAGAGTTGCTGGGCGAGATGCTTGAGCGCATCGTCTGGGAGCGGGTCGGCGAAAAGCTCGACTTCGAAGAGATCTGA
- the lptM gene encoding LPS translocon maturation chaperone LptM, with the protein MKRLISTLAALVAVACLVSACGQKGPLYLPEDGKDGQKSQSHKHQ; encoded by the coding sequence ATGAAGCGCCTGATCTCCACCCTCGCGGCGCTCGTCGCGGTTGCCTGCCTCGTTTCCGCCTGCGGCCAGAAGGGCCCGCTGTACCTGCCAGAAGACGGCAAAGACGGTCAAAAGTCGCAATCGCACAAGCACCAGTAA
- the lysA gene encoding diaminopimelate decarboxylase — MDAFNYRDGQLFAEGVALSAIAERFGTPTYVYSRAHIEAQYRSYADALQGVSHLVCFAVKANSNLGVLNLLARLGAGFDIVSGGELERVLAAGGRADRVVFSGVGKTREDMRRALEVGVHCFNVESTDELERLQVVAAEMGLRAPISLRVNPDVDAGTHPYISTGLKENKFGIAIADAEEVYIRAAQLPNLEVVGVDCHIGSQLTTLEPFLDALDRLLALIDRLSDCGIHLRHLDLGGGVGVRYRDEEPPLAGDYIKAIRERLGERDLALVFEPGRYIVANAGVLLTRVEYLKHTEHKDFAIVDAAMNDLIRPALYQAWMNVTAVQPRAGEGRTYDVVGPICETGDFLAKERTLNLAEGDLLAVHSAGAYGFVMSSNYNTRGRCAEVLVDGDQAFEVRRRETVAELFAGESLLPE, encoded by the coding sequence ATGGACGCTTTCAACTACCGCGACGGTCAACTGTTCGCGGAAGGCGTGGCCCTGTCGGCCATCGCCGAACGTTTCGGCACACCAACCTACGTCTACTCGCGTGCCCACATCGAGGCCCAGTACCGTAGCTATGCCGACGCTTTGCAGGGTGTTTCGCACCTGGTGTGCTTTGCCGTCAAAGCCAACTCCAACCTCGGTGTGCTGAACCTGCTGGCCCGTCTGGGTGCAGGTTTCGACATCGTTTCCGGCGGTGAGCTGGAGCGTGTCCTGGCCGCCGGTGGCCGCGCCGATCGCGTGGTTTTCTCCGGTGTCGGCAAGACCCGTGAAGACATGCGTCGCGCCCTGGAAGTCGGCGTGCACTGCTTCAACGTCGAGTCCACCGACGAGCTGGAACGCCTGCAAGTGGTTGCCGCCGAGATGGGCCTGCGCGCGCCGATTTCGCTGCGGGTCAACCCGGACGTCGATGCTGGCACCCACCCGTACATCTCCACGGGTCTGAAAGAAAACAAGTTCGGTATCGCCATCGCCGATGCCGAAGAGGTGTACATTCGCGCCGCCCAGTTGCCTAACCTGGAAGTGGTCGGTGTCGACTGCCACATCGGCTCGCAACTGACCACGCTGGAACCCTTCCTCGACGCCCTCGACCGCCTGCTGGCGCTGATCGACCGCCTCAGCGACTGCGGTATCCACCTGCGTCACCTGGATCTGGGTGGCGGTGTTGGCGTGCGTTACCGTGACGAAGAGCCGCCGTTGGCCGGCGACTACATCAAAGCCATCCGCGAACGCCTCGGCGAGCGCGACCTGGCCCTGGTGTTCGAACCGGGCCGCTACATCGTGGCCAACGCTGGCGTCCTGCTGACCCGCGTCGAATACCTCAAGCACACCGAACACAAAGACTTCGCCATCGTTGATGCGGCCATGAACGACCTGATTCGCCCAGCCCTGTACCAGGCCTGGATGAACGTCACCGCGGTGCAGCCGCGCGCAGGCGAAGGGCGCACCTACGACGTGGTCGGACCGATCTGCGAAACCGGCGATTTCCTGGCCAAGGAGCGTACGCTCAATCTGGCCGAAGGCGATCTGCTGGCGGTGCATTCGGCGGGCGCCTATGGTTTTGTCATGAGTTCGAACTACAACACCCGTGGGCGCTGCGCCGAGGTCCTGGTCGATGGCGACCAGGCGTTCGAAGTACGCCGCCGGGAAACCGTAGCCGAGTTGTTCGCCGGCGAAAGCCTGCTGCCGGAGTAA
- the dapF gene encoding diaminopimelate epimerase, whose product MLLRFTKMHGLGNDFMVLDLVSQHAHILPKHAKQWGDRHTGIGFDQLLIVEAPSNPEVDFRYRIFNSDGSEVEQCGNGARCFARFVLDKRLTAKKRIRVETKGGIIELDVRNDGQICVDMGPPRLVPAEIPFDAPAQALSYPLEVAGQQVELAAVSMGNPHAVLRVNDINSAPVHELGPQIEHHPRFPQRVNVGFIQVIDRHRAQLRVWERGAGETQACGTGACAAAVAAISQGWMDSPLLIDLPGGRLSIEWAGPGQPVLMTGPAVRVFEGQVRL is encoded by the coding sequence ATGCTGCTGCGTTTTACCAAAATGCATGGGCTGGGCAACGACTTCATGGTCCTCGACCTGGTCAGCCAGCATGCGCACATCCTGCCCAAGCACGCCAAGCAATGGGGCGATCGCCACACCGGTATCGGCTTCGACCAGCTGCTGATCGTCGAAGCGCCGAGCAATCCGGAGGTGGATTTCCGCTACCGGATCTTCAACTCCGACGGCTCCGAGGTCGAGCAGTGCGGCAACGGTGCGCGCTGCTTCGCCCGCTTCGTGCTGGACAAGCGCCTGACCGCGAAAAAGCGCATCCGCGTTGAAACCAAGGGCGGCATCATCGAGCTGGACGTGCGCAACGACGGGCAGATCTGCGTCGACATGGGCCCGCCACGCCTGGTGCCGGCCGAGATTCCGTTCGATGCCCCGGCCCAGGCCCTGAGCTACCCGCTGGAGGTCGCCGGGCAACAGGTCGAACTGGCCGCGGTGTCGATGGGCAACCCCCATGCCGTGCTGCGCGTCAACGACATCAACAGTGCCCCGGTGCACGAACTGGGTCCACAGATCGAGCACCATCCGCGCTTCCCGCAGCGGGTCAACGTCGGCTTCATCCAGGTCATTGACCGCCATCGCGCGCAATTGCGTGTCTGGGAACGCGGCGCCGGGGAAACCCAGGCCTGCGGTACCGGTGCCTGCGCCGCTGCCGTGGCCGCGATCAGCCAGGGCTGGATGGACTCGCCTTTGCTGATCGACCTTCCTGGTGGACGCCTGTCCATCGAATGGGCCGGCCCTGGCCAGCCGGTGTTGATGACCGGCCCTGCCGTACGCGTCTTTGAAGGACAGGTTCGTCTATGA
- a CDS encoding DUF484 family protein — MTDQPQAPAEQPTDLSAEGSTPAFGAEAVVAFLRDNPTFFAEHDELLSELHIPHQRGDSVSLVERQLKLLRDRNIEMRHRLSQLMDVARDNDRLFDKTRRLILDLLDADSLEAVVMAVEDSLRQEFKVPFVSLILFGETVAPVGRWVNSADAQQAIGGLLCSGKTVSGNLRDHELDFLFGEDQRKEVGSTAVATLNHQGLHGVLAIASRDPQHYKSTVGTLFLSYIAEVLGRVVPRFTQTLRPVR; from the coding sequence ATGACCGATCAGCCCCAGGCTCCTGCCGAACAGCCCACCGACCTTAGCGCCGAGGGCTCGACGCCCGCCTTCGGGGCTGAGGCCGTGGTTGCCTTTCTACGTGACAACCCAACGTTCTTCGCCGAACACGACGAGTTGCTCAGCGAGCTGCACATTCCCCATCAGCGCGGCGACAGCGTTTCGCTGGTGGAGCGTCAGCTCAAGCTGCTGCGCGACCGCAACATCGAGATGCGCCACCGTCTCTCGCAGTTGATGGACGTGGCCCGAGACAACGACCGGCTGTTCGACAAGACCCGCCGGCTGATTCTCGACCTGCTCGATGCCGACAGCCTGGAAGCCGTGGTCATGGCCGTCGAAGACAGCCTGCGCCAGGAGTTCAAGGTGCCCTTTGTCAGCCTGATCCTGTTCGGTGAAACCGTCGCGCCAGTCGGGCGCTGGGTCAATAGCGCCGACGCTCAGCAAGCCATCGGTGGCCTGTTGTGCAGCGGCAAGACGGTCAGCGGCAATCTGCGCGACCATGAGCTGGACTTCCTGTTCGGTGAAGACCAGCGCAAGGAAGTCGGCTCCACCGCCGTAGCCACCCTGAACCACCAGGGCCTGCACGGCGTACTGGCCATCGCCAGCCGTGACCCGCAACACTACAAAAGCACGGTCGGCACCCTGTTCCTCAGCTACATCGCTGAAGTGCTCGGCCGCGTAGTGCCGCGCTTTACCCAGACCCTGCGCCCGGTGCGCTGA